The Marinobacter sp. ANT_B65 genome has a segment encoding these proteins:
- a CDS encoding acyl-CoA dehydrogenase C-terminal domain-containing protein, with protein MADYQAPLRDMRFVLNEVFDAPALWASLPKVAENVDPETADAILEEAGKITSGVLAPLSREADEQGCKWNDGEVTSPDGFKEAYQTIVEGGWNGLGGNTEFGGMGMPKTLVAQFEEMMQGANMAFGLAPMLTAGACLALDAHGSQELKEKYLPNMYSGVWAGAMDLTEPHAGTDLGIIRTKAEPDGDGSFSVTGTKIFITWGEHDMAENIIHLVLAKLPGAPKGPKGISLLLVPKFLVNPDGSLGERNSFSCGSIEKKMGIKGSATCVMNFDGAKGWLVGEENKGLNAMFTMMNYERLGVGIQGMGAAEASLQSAREYAMDRIQSRAPSGAQQPEKAADPILVHPDVRRMLLTMKGYVEGGRAFSTYVAQWLDISKYADAAEEERRKHAEGMVALLTPVAKAFLTDRGLDACIMGQQVFGGHGFIREWGQEQLVRDCRITQIYEGTNGIQALDLMGRKVVGSQGKLYELFADDVASFIEESSGEESLRPYLEPLAAALERLSDVTEHVIKQASVTPDAVGAASVDYLDLFGHTALAYMWARIVKAAAPKAADDTSGFYTGKLKTARFYYDRLLPKTVSLAEGIRSGSDSMMALTAEEF; from the coding sequence AGCGGAGAACGTGGACCCTGAGACCGCCGATGCGATTCTTGAAGAAGCTGGAAAAATCACCAGTGGGGTACTGGCGCCGCTGAGTCGTGAAGCCGACGAACAAGGCTGCAAGTGGAACGATGGCGAAGTAACTTCGCCGGATGGCTTCAAAGAAGCGTACCAGACGATTGTGGAAGGCGGCTGGAACGGTTTGGGCGGGAATACCGAGTTTGGCGGTATGGGTATGCCGAAAACTCTCGTTGCTCAGTTTGAGGAAATGATGCAGGGCGCCAATATGGCCTTTGGTCTGGCTCCGATGCTGACAGCTGGCGCGTGTCTGGCACTGGATGCACACGGCAGCCAGGAGCTGAAGGAAAAATACCTGCCCAATATGTACTCCGGTGTATGGGCTGGAGCCATGGACCTGACAGAGCCTCATGCAGGAACTGATCTGGGCATTATCCGTACCAAAGCTGAACCTGACGGCGATGGTTCGTTCAGCGTGACCGGCACCAAGATCTTTATTACTTGGGGCGAGCACGACATGGCGGAAAATATTATTCATCTGGTTCTGGCCAAACTGCCGGGCGCCCCGAAAGGGCCGAAAGGTATTTCGTTGCTGCTGGTGCCGAAATTCCTTGTGAACCCCGACGGCTCTCTGGGTGAACGCAACAGCTTCAGCTGTGGTTCCATCGAGAAAAAGATGGGGATCAAAGGCTCCGCGACCTGCGTGATGAACTTTGACGGAGCCAAAGGCTGGCTGGTAGGTGAGGAAAATAAAGGCTTGAACGCCATGTTCACCATGATGAACTATGAGCGTCTGGGTGTGGGTATCCAGGGTATGGGAGCTGCGGAAGCATCTCTGCAGAGCGCCCGTGAATACGCTATGGATCGCATCCAGAGTCGCGCACCTTCAGGTGCGCAGCAGCCGGAAAAGGCTGCGGATCCGATTCTGGTTCACCCGGATGTGCGCCGCATGCTTCTGACCATGAAAGGCTATGTTGAAGGCGGTCGAGCCTTCTCAACCTACGTGGCGCAATGGCTGGATATCTCCAAGTATGCGGATGCCGCAGAAGAAGAGCGCCGTAAGCATGCAGAAGGCATGGTTGCATTACTGACGCCAGTTGCAAAAGCCTTCCTGACGGATCGTGGTCTTGATGCCTGCATCATGGGGCAGCAGGTTTTTGGTGGTCACGGGTTTATTCGTGAATGGGGGCAGGAACAGCTGGTGCGGGATTGCCGTATCACTCAGATTTACGAAGGAACCAACGGCATCCAGGCGCTGGACCTGATGGGCCGTAAGGTAGTCGGAAGTCAGGGCAAGCTGTACGAGTTGTTTGCAGATGATGTGGCAAGCTTCATTGAAGAAAGCAGTGGAGAAGAAAGTCTGCGTCCATACCTGGAGCCACTTGCAGCAGCACTTGAGCGCCTGTCAGATGTTACCGAACATGTGATCAAACAGGCTTCTGTAACACCTGATGCAGTTGGTGCTGCGTCAGTAGACTATCTGGACCTGTTTGGCCATACAGCGCTGGCCTATATGTGGGCGCGTATTGTGAAGGCCGCAGCACCCAAGGCTGCTGACGACACATCCGGCTTTTACACTGGCAAGCTCAAAACCGCACGTTTTTACTATGATCGCCTGTTACCGAAAACTGTTTCTCTTGCAGAGGGTATCCGTAGCGGAAGTGATTCCATGATGGCGCTTACCGCGGAAGAGTTCTGA
- a CDS encoding endonuclease, translating into MKKLFLTPTTLVFLLSATLVTGQNTRFSDPETVIRDQFWGNLYTDGGRSFFCDAPFSRKGFVLTEGYIYPLADVRDALSCGTARQCGKDNRYRQIASDLHNMIPVRNRTELRRRNARYEDLGVTVKEDECGIRESGPFFEPPTRVKGDVARGMGYMVNTYGLPWLGSARVFQNWNRADPPDDREVSRHKRIAEIQGNENPYITDPMRLEQL; encoded by the coding sequence ATGAAAAAGTTGTTTCTCACCCCCACCACCCTTGTTTTTCTGCTGAGCGCAACACTTGTTACCGGCCAGAACACTCGATTCAGTGATCCCGAAACCGTTATCAGGGACCAGTTCTGGGGCAATCTTTACACGGACGGCGGTCGGTCGTTCTTTTGCGACGCACCATTTTCCCGCAAAGGGTTTGTGCTGACGGAAGGCTATATTTACCCTCTTGCAGATGTACGTGACGCGCTGTCATGCGGCACCGCCCGCCAGTGCGGGAAAGACAACCGTTACCGCCAGATTGCTTCCGACCTTCACAATATGATCCCTGTACGTAACCGCACCGAACTCAGGCGCCGCAATGCCCGTTACGAAGATCTTGGAGTAACAGTCAAAGAAGACGAGTGCGGCATCCGTGAAAGCGGTCCCTTCTTCGAACCACCCACCAGAGTAAAAGGTGATGTCGCCCGTGGCATGGGTTATATGGTCAATACCTATGGTCTTCCCTGGCTTGGATCAGCCAGGGTATTCCAAAACTGGAACCGTGCCGATCCCCCGGACGACAGGGAAGTTTCCCGTCACAAACGGATCGCTGAGATCCAGGGCAATGAAAACCCCTATATCACCGACCCGATGCGCCTTGAGCAGCTTTAG
- the holA gene encoding DNA polymerase III subunit delta, whose amino-acid sequence MKTNPGQLSQLLRKGLAPVYLVSGDEPLLVQECCDQIRSAAREAGFQDRLTFHADQQLDWNVVADEFNAMSLFSERRRIEIRLPTGKLGDGRAVLERVLAQPPEDIIVLLISARLDAAETRRKWYKELQTKGVHVPVWPVDADKFPGWLQQRAGNKGLSLTRGALAMLAERLEGNLLAASQELDRLSLLTNGNTIDEETIEQAVQDSSRFNGFELVTELLSGRAQHSGKMIGVLQQEGENPLGLLSVLNRDLNLLLELKTGENRSETPSAFFKKRGVFQPQRARALEQAARRLNPNQLHEAVKLCSQIDRAAKGFDELSPWHYLRDMSALLAARS is encoded by the coding sequence ATGAAGACCAACCCTGGTCAACTGTCACAACTGCTCCGTAAAGGCCTGGCCCCGGTTTATCTGGTTTCAGGCGACGAACCGCTGCTGGTACAGGAATGCTGCGACCAGATCCGGAGCGCTGCCAGAGAAGCAGGCTTTCAGGATCGCCTGACCTTTCACGCCGATCAGCAACTTGACTGGAATGTGGTTGCGGATGAATTCAATGCCATGTCTCTGTTTTCTGAACGACGCAGAATCGAAATACGCCTGCCCACAGGAAAGCTTGGGGATGGTCGCGCGGTTCTGGAGCGTGTTCTCGCCCAGCCTCCGGAAGATATAATTGTACTGCTGATCAGTGCCCGGCTGGACGCAGCTGAAACCCGGCGAAAATGGTACAAAGAACTCCAGACCAAAGGTGTCCACGTGCCAGTGTGGCCGGTGGATGCAGACAAATTTCCGGGCTGGCTTCAGCAAAGAGCCGGAAATAAGGGCCTGAGCCTGACCCGGGGAGCCCTGGCCATGCTTGCCGAGCGGCTTGAGGGCAATCTGTTGGCCGCCAGCCAGGAGCTCGACCGCTTGTCGTTGCTGACCAACGGCAACACCATCGATGAAGAAACCATTGAACAGGCTGTTCAGGATAGTTCCCGCTTCAACGGGTTTGAACTGGTTACCGAGTTGCTTTCGGGCCGCGCACAACACTCTGGCAAGATGATTGGCGTACTACAGCAGGAGGGAGAAAATCCCCTGGGGCTTCTTTCGGTGTTAAACCGCGACCTCAATCTGCTACTTGAACTGAAGACCGGTGAAAACAGATCAGAGACCCCATCTGCGTTCTTTAAAAAGCGTGGTGTCTTTCAACCACAGCGGGCCCGAGCACTGGAACAGGCAGCGCGGCGACTGAACCCGAATCAACTTCACGAAGCCGTAAAACTCTGCAGCCAGATTGATCGCGCTGCAAAAGGTTTTGACGAGCTCTCTCCCTGGCACTATCTGAGAGATATGTCGGCACTTCTCGCAGCCAGATCCTGA
- the lptE gene encoding LPS assembly lipoprotein LptE: MRPGTLYLNAARLIALGTMAASLTACGFQLRSAPQVSSALEPLALDCQPPVPTSLCLSVREQLELNGIQLTSEDDAKYHLRIRNFEEDRRVSAITSEAAAAEYTLRHSVSLELISTDGIPVIASTPLTSVESYLYDDTSVLAKQREEDGVKQQLDDRLAQQIIFRLTPVSPERLQEIRANHEKTNAPANTSTDAL, encoded by the coding sequence ATGAGGCCCGGCACTCTGTACCTGAACGCAGCACGGCTGATAGCCTTGGGCACTATGGCTGCCAGCCTTACAGCCTGTGGTTTTCAGTTACGGAGTGCACCGCAGGTTTCTTCAGCTCTGGAACCTTTAGCGCTGGATTGTCAGCCCCCTGTGCCCACGTCTCTCTGCCTGTCGGTGCGCGAACAGCTTGAGCTCAACGGTATTCAGCTGACGTCGGAAGACGACGCCAAATACCACCTCAGGATCCGTAATTTTGAGGAGGATCGCCGGGTATCAGCAATCACCAGCGAGGCGGCGGCTGCAGAATACACGCTCAGGCACTCAGTCAGTCTTGAGCTGATCAGTACCGACGGCATCCCTGTTATCGCCAGCACCCCCCTTACATCGGTTGAAAGCTACCTGTACGACGATACCAGCGTGCTTGCCAAACAGCGCGAAGAAGATGGCGTCAAGCAACAGCTTGACGATCGTCTGGCGCAGCAGATCATCTTCCGGCTGACACCAGTTTCCCCGGAACGGCTGCAGGAGATCAGGGCCAACCATGAGAAAACAAACGCCCCGGCTAACACATCAACTGACGCCCTATGA
- the leuS gene encoding leucine--tRNA ligase codes for MDEQYNPRDVELNARTFWEENKTFEVREEPGKPKYYCLSMFPYPSGKLHMGHVRNYTIGDVISRYQRMQGKNVMQPMGWDAFGLPAENAAIANKTAPAKWTYANIEYMKNQLKQLGFGYDWSRELATCKPDYYRWEQWFFARLYEKGLVYKKMSTVNWDPVDQTVLANEQVVDGRGWRSGALVEQKKIPQWFIRITDYAEELLNDMDDLDGWPEQVKTMQRNWIGKSVGTELTFPLKDSDEGLTVYTTRPDTLMGVSYMAVAAEHPLAKAAAERHQDVAAFVEECRNSKVAEADMATMEKKGVDTGFKAINPLTLEEIPVWIANFVLTDYGTGALMAVPGHDDRDHEFALKYRLPVKQVIAASDGCEIDVQEQAFTGKGVLVSSGKYTGMTSDEAFEAIADHLESTGIGKRTVNYRLRDWGVSRQRYWGAPIPMMTMEDGTQRPVPDDQLPVRLPENVEMDGVLSPLKADPEWAKTSFEGQPATRETDTFDTFMESSWYYARFCSPNYDKGMLDPAAANYWLPVDQYIGGIEHAILHLLYARFFHKLLRDVGLVTSSEPFKQLLTQGMVLADTYYREDEKGGKIWIAPADVIVERDEKGHAIGAVHKDDGQPVIAGGVTKMSKSKNNGIDPQSIIDAHGADTVRLFMMFAAPPEQSLEWSDSAVEGAHRFLKRLWRLVNEQVSGGAAPALDVSSLNDAQKDLRRKTHETIVKVSDDISRRLTFNTAIAAVMELLNEVSRLNGEEPQTRAVRQEALETAVVMLAPIVPHICHKLWQALGHSNPVVDAPWPKADESAMVRSEIQVVLQVNGKVRAKAEVPADISKADLEAFALKNENVLRFIEGTTIRKVIVVPGKLVNVVAN; via the coding sequence ATGGACGAGCAGTACAATCCCCGTGACGTAGAACTCAATGCGCGCACCTTCTGGGAAGAGAACAAAACCTTTGAAGTAAGGGAAGAACCGGGTAAGCCGAAATACTACTGCCTGTCCATGTTCCCCTACCCCAGCGGCAAGCTCCATATGGGGCACGTCAGGAACTACACCATTGGCGATGTCATTTCCCGCTACCAGCGTATGCAGGGAAAAAACGTTATGCAGCCCATGGGCTGGGATGCGTTTGGCCTGCCTGCCGAGAATGCCGCCATTGCCAACAAGACCGCTCCCGCCAAGTGGACTTACGCCAACATCGAGTATATGAAAAACCAGCTCAAACAGCTGGGGTTCGGATATGACTGGAGCCGTGAACTGGCTACATGCAAACCGGATTACTACCGTTGGGAGCAGTGGTTTTTTGCGCGCCTTTATGAAAAAGGCCTGGTTTACAAGAAAATGTCCACTGTGAACTGGGATCCCGTCGACCAGACCGTTCTGGCCAACGAACAGGTTGTCGATGGTCGCGGGTGGCGTTCAGGTGCGCTGGTTGAGCAGAAAAAAATTCCCCAGTGGTTTATTCGCATCACCGATTACGCTGAAGAACTACTGAACGACATGGATGATCTGGATGGCTGGCCGGAGCAGGTCAAAACCATGCAGCGCAACTGGATCGGAAAGTCTGTCGGCACAGAGCTGACATTCCCCCTGAAAGACAGCGACGAAGGTCTCACGGTTTATACCACTCGCCCGGACACACTTATGGGCGTGAGCTATATGGCTGTGGCCGCCGAACACCCTCTGGCCAAAGCCGCAGCTGAACGCCATCAGGATGTCGCTGCGTTTGTAGAAGAGTGCCGTAACAGCAAGGTGGCCGAAGCTGATATGGCCACTATGGAAAAGAAAGGTGTGGATACCGGGTTCAAAGCTATAAACCCGCTCACACTGGAAGAGATTCCTGTCTGGATCGCGAATTTTGTACTCACTGACTATGGAACCGGTGCGTTGATGGCTGTACCTGGCCATGATGACCGCGACCACGAATTTGCGCTCAAGTATCGCCTGCCCGTGAAACAGGTTATTGCTGCCAGTGATGGTTGCGAGATTGACGTGCAAGAGCAGGCCTTCACTGGCAAAGGGGTACTGGTGTCTTCCGGCAAATATACCGGCATGACCAGCGACGAAGCCTTTGAAGCTATTGCAGACCATCTGGAAAGCACCGGCATTGGCAAGCGCACTGTAAACTATCGCCTTCGTGACTGGGGCGTATCGCGTCAGCGTTACTGGGGCGCCCCCATTCCAATGATGACAATGGAAGACGGTACTCAGCGCCCTGTTCCGGATGATCAGCTACCGGTTCGCCTGCCAGAAAACGTTGAGATGGACGGCGTACTATCGCCCCTCAAGGCCGATCCCGAATGGGCAAAAACCTCTTTCGAAGGCCAGCCGGCAACACGGGAAACCGACACCTTCGACACCTTTATGGAGTCGTCCTGGTATTACGCCCGATTCTGCAGCCCGAATTACGACAAGGGTATGCTGGATCCGGCAGCAGCAAACTACTGGCTGCCGGTGGATCAGTATATCGGTGGCATAGAGCATGCCATCCTGCATCTTTTGTATGCGCGTTTCTTCCACAAGCTCTTGCGGGATGTAGGCCTGGTAACAAGTTCCGAACCCTTTAAACAGCTTCTGACTCAGGGCATGGTGCTGGCTGACACCTATTACCGTGAAGACGAAAAAGGCGGCAAGATCTGGATTGCCCCGGCAGATGTCATTGTCGAGCGGGATGAAAAAGGTCACGCGATCGGTGCAGTTCACAAGGACGATGGGCAGCCAGTTATTGCCGGCGGCGTAACCAAAATGTCGAAATCAAAGAACAACGGCATAGATCCCCAGTCCATCATTGATGCACACGGCGCAGATACCGTGCGTCTGTTCATGATGTTCGCAGCACCACCTGAGCAATCCCTCGAGTGGTCAGACAGCGCTGTGGAAGGGGCCCACCGCTTCCTCAAGCGCCTGTGGCGCCTGGTGAACGAACAGGTATCCGGCGGAGCCGCCCCTGCTCTGGACGTGAGTTCTCTGAATGATGCTCAGAAAGACCTGCGACGCAAAACCCACGAAACCATCGTGAAAGTGAGCGACGATATAAGCCGGCGTCTGACGTTCAACACCGCCATTGCCGCAGTAATGGAACTGCTTAACGAGGTCAGCCGGCTGAACGGTGAAGAGCCTCAGACCCGCGCTGTGCGCCAGGAAGCACTGGAAACAGCTGTTGTGATGCTGGCACCGATCGTTCCGCATATTTGCCATAAACTCTGGCAGGCGTTGGGGCACAGCAACCCGGTGGTTGATGCCCCCTGGCCGAAGGCCGATGAATCCGCCATGGTTCGTAGCGAGATTCAGGTTGTGCTGCAGGTTAATGGCAAAGTGCGCGCCAAAGCAGAAGTTCCAGCGGATATCAGCAAAGCCGACCTGGAAGCGTTTGCCCTGAAAAACGAAAACGTTTTACGCTTTATCGAAGGCACTACAATTCGTAAAGTTATTGTCGTACCCGGCAAACTGGTCAACGTGGTGGCTAACTGA
- a CDS encoding zinc ribbon-containing protein: MTAQEKDHLSGKALEAYDRMLEQVQSRLRTAQETTLETLEEEVDKAIEVEQELEEMTRDEISLLGTYLQRDLEHLIHFVDETGEGLAEWLQLDISLLENRLTERLLSVADQTMVDTLALRQKLESHDAGKYIAGEVATAGMFQCLNCKHMLCLTSTSHLEPCEACGSKYFKRVTSRWPRKES, encoded by the coding sequence ATGACGGCTCAGGAAAAAGACCATCTCTCCGGAAAGGCTCTTGAGGCATACGACCGCATGCTTGAGCAGGTGCAGAGTCGCCTGCGGACAGCTCAGGAAACTACCCTTGAAACCCTGGAAGAGGAGGTTGATAAGGCGATAGAAGTAGAGCAGGAACTCGAGGAAATGACCCGGGACGAAATCAGTCTCCTTGGTACATACCTGCAGAGGGATCTGGAACATCTCATTCACTTTGTGGACGAAACCGGTGAAGGGCTTGCTGAATGGCTTCAGCTTGATATTTCACTGTTGGAAAACCGCCTTACCGAACGCCTGTTGTCAGTGGCTGATCAGACCATGGTGGATACGCTGGCGCTGCGGCAGAAACTCGAAAGCCATGACGCCGGGAAGTACATAGCGGGTGAAGTTGCGACGGCGGGTATGTTCCAGTGCCTGAACTGTAAGCACATGCTTTGCCTGACATCTACCAGTCACCTGGAACCGTGTGAAGCCTGCGGCTCGAAATATTTCAAACGCGTAACCAGCCGGTGGCCACGAAAAGAGAGCTGA
- the lnt gene encoding apolipoprotein N-acyltransferase, protein MSSDESKPLITPAHSFFSNRWSGAATLVVAGALQTLTFSPFYLWWLGPVSILLVLLVSIPLAAKRLFAAGWLTGLGLFGSGASWVYISISEFGNTTIPVSVLLTAAFVAGLALFPAIAFWFWGKLAKNSAVRRLILFPAIWILGDWLRGWLLTGFPWLYLGTAHTDGPLAGLAPVIGVHGLTFWVAATGAAIFAVGWLVARHRHVSAGILVIATLTPWLAAPALNRVDWTDLSTEPTSVAAMQGNIPQLVKWDPEFLKDQIVAYLGMTEPYWDTDLILWPETAIPIPQDQAGKIIDHIKENLGKDSTLITGIPWYGVSARTGNFTYHNSITAIGNGEGIYHKQKLVPFGEYVPLEGVLRGLIGFFDLPMSSFTRGPENQGPLIANGARVMPFICYEVAYPDFLARNAVNSDLLLTISNDGWFGDSVGPLQHLQIARMRALETGRYMIRGTNNGVTAIIDNKGRITSSIPQFERAVLTGEVFKASGSTPYMMTASWPVLTLALILIVFVRERVIPKN, encoded by the coding sequence GTGAGCAGTGACGAGTCAAAGCCCCTTATTACCCCGGCCCATTCATTTTTTTCCAACCGCTGGTCCGGCGCGGCAACCCTTGTGGTTGCCGGTGCCTTGCAGACTCTCACCTTTTCACCGTTTTATCTCTGGTGGCTTGGCCCGGTTTCCATACTGCTTGTTCTTCTGGTCTCCATCCCCCTGGCCGCCAAACGACTCTTCGCCGCTGGCTGGCTGACCGGGCTGGGCCTGTTTGGTTCGGGAGCAAGCTGGGTTTATATCAGCATCAGCGAATTCGGAAATACCACCATCCCGGTTTCGGTACTACTCACTGCGGCGTTCGTAGCCGGGCTGGCACTGTTCCCTGCTATCGCATTCTGGTTCTGGGGCAAACTGGCGAAAAACAGCGCTGTACGGAGACTCATTCTCTTCCCCGCCATCTGGATTCTCGGAGACTGGCTGCGAGGCTGGCTACTGACCGGTTTCCCCTGGCTGTATCTGGGAACAGCCCATACCGACGGTCCCCTGGCAGGTCTCGCGCCGGTTATCGGAGTTCATGGCCTCACCTTTTGGGTGGCCGCCACCGGCGCTGCAATCTTTGCAGTTGGCTGGCTTGTCGCGCGGCACCGGCATGTCAGCGCCGGAATCCTGGTAATAGCGACTCTGACCCCCTGGCTTGCCGCTCCGGCATTGAACCGCGTCGACTGGACAGATCTAAGCACCGAACCTACGTCAGTTGCGGCCATGCAGGGCAACATCCCGCAGCTTGTCAAATGGGACCCGGAGTTCCTGAAAGATCAGATTGTGGCTTATCTGGGCATGACTGAACCTTATTGGGATACCGATCTTATTCTCTGGCCCGAAACCGCCATTCCCATCCCACAGGACCAGGCAGGGAAAATAATTGATCACATCAAGGAAAACCTCGGGAAAGACAGCACCCTGATCACAGGTATTCCCTGGTACGGTGTAAGCGCACGAACCGGCAACTTTACGTATCACAACAGTATTACGGCCATTGGCAATGGAGAGGGTATATATCACAAGCAGAAACTGGTGCCTTTCGGGGAGTATGTCCCGCTTGAAGGTGTTCTGCGGGGGCTGATCGGTTTCTTTGATTTGCCCATGTCGAGCTTTACCCGTGGTCCCGAGAATCAAGGACCGTTAATCGCCAATGGCGCCCGGGTGATGCCTTTCATCTGCTATGAAGTGGCCTATCCGGACTTTCTTGCTCGTAACGCAGTTAATTCGGATTTACTGCTGACGATCAGTAACGATGGCTGGTTCGGAGATTCTGTAGGACCACTGCAGCATCTGCAGATTGCCCGCATGCGGGCGCTGGAAACCGGACGCTATATGATTCGTGGTACGAATAACGGGGTGACGGCGATCATTGATAACAAAGGGCGGATCACCTCCAGTATTCCACAGTTCGAACGCGCTGTGCTTACGGGCGAGGTGTTCAAGGCTAGCGGCAGTACACCTTATATGATGACGGCTTCCTGGCCGGTTTTGACACTGGCCTTGATTCTGATCGTATTTGTTCGCGAGCGGGTTATTCCAAAAAACTGA
- a CDS encoding HlyC/CorC family transporter, which translates to MSDDQSSRSQGPNKSWLERISHAFSNEPESIEDVLEILRDAESQAIIDGDAMSIIEGAMQVVDMRVEEIMIPRSQMVTVRASQDPKEFLDEVISSAHSRFPVIGDSQDDVIGVLLAKDLLPLALNNDMDWSHVREILRPPTFVPESKRLNQLLKQFKENRNHMAIVVDEYGGTAGLITIEDVLEQIVGEIEDEHDFNEETHIKAHGDGSYAVKAVTPVDDFNEFFKTGLDEEEFDTIGGVVLKEFGHLPRRGETIEFGGLRFTIANADNRVIRLLQVTRSEQ; encoded by the coding sequence ATGAGCGACGACCAGTCGAGTCGCAGTCAGGGCCCCAACAAGTCCTGGCTGGAGCGTATATCACATGCCTTCTCCAACGAGCCAGAGTCTATCGAAGACGTGCTGGAGATACTGCGGGATGCCGAATCCCAGGCCATTATCGATGGCGATGCAATGAGCATCATCGAAGGTGCCATGCAGGTGGTGGACATGCGGGTGGAAGAAATCATGATCCCCCGCTCCCAGATGGTCACCGTACGGGCATCCCAGGATCCGAAAGAATTTCTTGATGAGGTCATCTCGTCTGCCCACAGCCGGTTCCCGGTTATTGGCGACAGCCAGGATGATGTCATTGGCGTCCTTCTCGCCAAAGACCTTTTGCCGCTGGCACTCAATAACGATATGGACTGGTCTCATGTTCGCGAGATTCTGCGCCCACCAACGTTTGTGCCCGAGAGCAAGCGCCTGAACCAGCTACTCAAGCAGTTCAAGGAAAACCGTAATCACATGGCAATCGTTGTGGATGAGTACGGCGGAACGGCAGGTCTGATAACCATTGAGGATGTGCTGGAGCAGATTGTCGGAGAAATCGAGGATGAACACGATTTCAATGAAGAAACCCACATCAAGGCCCACGGCGACGGTTCTTACGCTGTCAAAGCAGTAACACCTGTGGACGACTTCAATGAATTCTTCAAAACCGGGCTGGATGAGGAAGAGTTCGACACGATTGGCGGCGTAGTGCTCAAGGAGTTCGGACACCTGCCCAGACGAGGCGAGACGATTGAATTCGGCGGTTTGCGCTTTACCATTGCCAATGCTGATAATCGTGTCATCCGCCTGTTACAGGTAACCCGTAGTGAGCAGTGA
- the ybeY gene encoding rRNA maturation RNase YbeY: protein MSELTVDFQNVFEGPGVPAESLFQAWAQSAWLEPDPSEVTIRIVGIDESQALNHQYRGKDKPTNVLSFPFEAPAGITMPLAGDLVICAPVVEDEAREQHKEPSTHWAHMVVHGMLHLQGYDHIDDEDAEAMEALEIRLLAQFGLGNPYTAEETVKDS from the coding sequence GTGAGTGAACTGACGGTTGATTTCCAGAACGTATTCGAAGGGCCCGGAGTACCTGCAGAATCCCTGTTTCAGGCCTGGGCTCAGTCAGCCTGGCTGGAGCCGGATCCATCCGAGGTAACCATCCGCATTGTTGGCATTGATGAAAGCCAGGCGCTGAATCATCAGTACCGGGGAAAGGATAAACCGACCAATGTGTTGTCCTTTCCATTTGAAGCCCCAGCCGGTATAACAATGCCTTTGGCAGGAGATCTCGTTATTTGTGCCCCGGTGGTCGAAGATGAGGCCAGGGAGCAACATAAAGAACCGTCAACACACTGGGCACACATGGTGGTGCACGGTATGTTACACCTCCAGGGCTATGATCATATTGATGATGAAGACGCAGAGGCCATGGAGGCCCTGGAAATCCGGTTGCTGGCACAGTTTGGGCTCGGCAACCCCTATACAGCAGAGGAAACGGTAAAAGACTCATGA